A single genomic interval of Chryseobacterium paludis harbors:
- a CDS encoding asparaginase, with translation MKRKVLLIYTGGTIGMEKDYETGSLRAFDFGNIFEKMPEMKLMECEVFVHPFAKPLDSSDMGPEEWKIIAHYIHKNYDNYDGFLVLHGTDTMSYTASALSFMLKGLKKPVIFTGSQLPIGDLRTDAKENLLTSLYYASLYENDEAVIQEVAIYFEYKLLRGNRTLKYSAEYFDAYASPNYPILGQSGVHLNIVKDSLYRCDPNVEFHVDDHISEDILFWRIFPGMHLSHFKEIPKMKVLILQVFGSGTIFSSEKTQETLQEIRNNGTEIVVVSQCISGGISFGKYENSNIFSRIGAISGKDMTAETAITKAMHLVDNPKYSGNFADNFSKSLCGEITD, from the coding sequence ATGAAACGAAAAGTTCTGTTGATATATACCGGTGGTACGATTGGTATGGAGAAAGATTATGAAACCGGAAGTCTCCGAGCGTTTGATTTTGGCAATATCTTCGAAAAGATGCCTGAAATGAAACTAATGGAATGTGAAGTTTTCGTGCATCCCTTTGCAAAACCACTGGATTCTTCAGATATGGGACCGGAAGAATGGAAAATTATCGCTCATTATATCCATAAGAATTATGATAACTATGACGGCTTTTTAGTTCTTCACGGCACAGACACCATGTCCTATACAGCTTCAGCTTTAAGTTTTATGTTAAAGGGATTGAAAAAACCCGTTATTTTTACGGGATCACAGTTGCCGATAGGAGATCTAAGAACTGATGCTAAGGAAAATCTTTTAACAAGCCTGTATTACGCCAGTTTATATGAAAATGATGAAGCCGTTATTCAGGAGGTTGCCATCTACTTTGAATATAAATTATTAAGAGGAAACAGAACTTTAAAATATTCTGCCGAATATTTTGATGCTTATGCTAGTCCAAATTATCCTATACTTGGACAATCTGGGGTTCATCTTAACATTGTAAAAGACAGCTTATACCGCTGTGATCCCAATGTAGAATTTCATGTTGATGATCATATTTCTGAAGATATCTTATTCTGGAGGATTTTTCCAGGAATGCACTTAAGTCATTTCAAGGAAATCCCTAAAATGAAAGTTTTGATCCTTCAGGTTTTCGGATCAGGAACCATTTTTAGCAGCGAAAAAACACAAGAAACATTACAGGAAATCCGGAACAACGGAACTGAAATCGTTGTGGTAAGTCAATGTATTTCAGGAGGTATTTCATTTGGCAAATATGAAAACAGTAATATTTTCTCAAGAATAGGTGCTATTAGTGGAAAAGATATGACAGCAGAAACTGCCATTACAAAAGCCATGCACCTAGTTGATAATCCAAAATATTCCGGGAACTTTGCTGATAATTTTTCTAAAAGCTTATGTGGAGAAATTACAGACTAA
- a CDS encoding Lrp/AsnC family transcriptional regulator: MNYQLDEIDKKILDFLVENTRMPFTEIAKQMDVSAGTIHVRVKKMEDAGIILGSSLNIDYGKLDYHFTAFIGVLLTKSNRTQEVLKELTTIPNVIEASVISGKYNIFCKVRAKNTEDAKRIIYQIDDIQDVMRTESMISMEEYLSDKNRLINAISI, encoded by the coding sequence ATGAACTATCAACTGGACGAAATAGACAAAAAGATTCTTGATTTCTTAGTAGAAAACACAAGAATGCCTTTTACTGAAATTGCTAAACAGATGGATGTGTCTGCGGGTACAATTCACGTAAGAGTGAAAAAAATGGAAGATGCAGGTATTATTTTGGGGTCATCCCTTAATATCGATTATGGTAAGTTGGACTATCATTTTACAGCCTTCATCGGAGTTCTTTTAACTAAATCAAACCGTACGCAAGAGGTTTTAAAGGAATTAACAACTATTCCTAATGTAATCGAAGCGAGCGTGATTTCTGGAAAATATAATATTTTCTGTAAAGTAAGAGCTAAGAATACTGAAGATGCGAAGAGAATTATCTATCAAATAGATGATATTCAGGACGTAATGAGAACTGAGAGTATGATTTCTATGGAAGAATACTTAAGTGATAAGAATAGATTAATCAACGCTATTTCTATTTAA
- a CDS encoding TrmH family RNA methyltransferase, producing the protein MQMKDLAQTFEYLKQFLTEERLRKIEHFSQDSSDFVLPVMEDIYQFRNAAAIVRSVEACGFHKVVAMEEENVFNPNLTVTKGAETWVEVQKMPKNISSLKEIKNSGYKILAVSPEKNAVMLPDYQITGPIALVFGTELEGVSEEVLDFADETLAIPMYGFTKSFNVSVAAGICMYELKQKLLRSGIDYKLNEQKLLEMKIRWTVNSIRSGHQILEQYLKR; encoded by the coding sequence ATGCAGATGAAAGATTTAGCACAAACTTTTGAGTATTTAAAACAGTTCTTAACAGAGGAAAGATTACGGAAGATTGAACACTTTTCCCAGGATAGCTCTGATTTTGTGCTTCCTGTGATGGAAGATATCTATCAATTCAGAAACGCAGCAGCAATCGTAAGATCTGTTGAAGCATGTGGGTTTCATAAAGTTGTAGCGATGGAAGAGGAGAATGTTTTTAATCCCAATCTTACAGTGACTAAAGGAGCTGAAACCTGGGTTGAGGTACAAAAAATGCCAAAAAATATTTCGTCTCTCAAGGAAATCAAAAATAGCGGGTATAAGATCTTAGCTGTTTCACCGGAAAAAAATGCCGTAATGCTTCCTGATTATCAGATCACAGGGCCTATTGCCTTGGTTTTTGGAACCGAACTGGAAGGAGTTTCAGAAGAGGTACTGGACTTTGCGGATGAAACACTGGCTATTCCAATGTATGGCTTTACAAAAAGTTTTAATGTTTCAGTTGCAGCGGGAATCTGTATGTATGAATTGAAACAGAAACTCCTTAGATCTGGTATAGATTATAAACTTAATGAACAAAAGCTTTTGGAGATGAAGATACGCTGGACAGTTAATTCCATTAGAAGTGGTCATCAAATTCTAGAGCAATACTTAAAGCGATGA
- a CDS encoding nuclear transport factor 2 family protein has protein sequence MEQKHPLPPFTLETAKEKIQLAEDAWNSQDPERVSKAYTEDSEWRNRDRFINGRGEIVEFLRQKWERELNYKLKKEYWAHTDNRIAVRFEYEYQTKNGDWYRAYGNENWEFDENGLMQKRYASINDLAIKEEDRKFKN, from the coding sequence ATGGAACAGAAACACCCACTTCCACCTTTCACTCTAGAAACGGCAAAGGAAAAAATTCAATTGGCAGAAGATGCCTGGAACAGTCAGGATCCTGAAAGAGTCTCCAAAGCTTATACAGAAGATAGTGAATGGAGAAACAGAGATCGATTTATAAACGGAAGAGGAGAAATTGTTGAATTTCTTCGTCAAAAATGGGAAAGAGAACTTAATTATAAACTTAAAAAAGAATATTGGGCACATACGGATAATCGCATCGCTGTTCGATTTGAATATGAATATCAGACAAAAAATGGGGATTGGTACAGAGCCTACGGAAATGAAAATTGGGAGTTTGACGAGAATGGGCTTATGCAAAAAAGATACGCAAGCATTAATGATCTTGCTATAAAAGAAGAAGATCGGAAATTCAAAAACTAA
- a CDS encoding translocation/assembly module TamB domain-containing protein: MAKLENNNENENKKSVTENLSDQVQKTVENVEEKVKETVKEASELASDAVHHPVETAQEFGKQAAKDVTSYSWWARLLLILFWLGFSLIVAVIVIINLPVTKQWAADQALQIVNKDFKAKMSTESVEVNYFGNVTIKGLKVKDYKGLEFIKAREFRANSDWLSLAAGAISGKSNSLSFNSLTMVNADVKVITYKGDSISNFIRFTQLFDNGKKRDPKKPAFQLNSRVHIVDSKVSIVNQNSPGEAGKWLTATKFNLKAPNLKVNGADISALINNLSFVTTRWGKSHFVDTFSTELSLTHKSLSLKDLTLNTDHTLLQGDIKFNLNNGSWADFADRVRWDMNLNQGSQLSGYDISYFVTNWDNFKPFNVSGKMTGPLNKFYLENFLIRNPDVNIATQTMKVNNLLKGKFLIETNNLSTDFTYKDLKVMMPSFISKKMKNFADDFGKLKYNGSARVNPDQIYIPNGNLMTGIGQAKISKLSLTGYSTAMPKYSGYVEATDLNTSVITKNKSVGLISGKFDIDGQSFDVNTMRLTTKSQISSIEIMNKEINNLYLDGLLDHKKYNGTITVNDEQAKATIKGLIDFSTSRIATDVNADVTYLNMNYFTNKPGNQIVSGKVVGKMAMSSLNDLTLDVEANNINFATATQKYIVPNAKLKTFIEAGGRVISVDAPGAVNGKISGKYNLADLAGMVENGLGKILVGPPPRKLYRGQNFAMNFDVQQGLVSYFLPDLKLPQGALVEGQYDGNSNNLILNVDAASLKYMMTKEVEITEADKALAEANPAYKINARDNITRDSALVDSVMVRINTANLDEQLYAKINKVQYNKNILKDITLSGKNENNTTLHLATKFKHGSPEDELEDKLKEYAINVNQSTNEFGDFVFKFDPTEVKFNEVTWAIDTSPELDHSITYRKKTSDFEIRNLKIYSDKSVLFIKESTFKSAKDFYVDADINDFSIEKLLEMQSGGNSMNLKGLANGSVKIRMDKSTLQPLVDLTVDDIKMNGSDMGDLTISATNSFSLNVYDIDVKVTSAGVIGNNNLHLTGTVNNNTSSPTIDLVAEMREFNVSFAQQFVRSIFGNLRGKATGDLKINGTLKNLDYSGDIALKEFGLKLLFTGVDYSFDDTVIPLSKGLAILNNIEVHDGRSNSKGNISGAIQFETLSSMGVNLVMRADNLLVLNSTQKDLDLFWGRVYGQGDLYIDGPVSGLSITTPNMKALSGSTFTFNSSSTSNVEEFKMLRFLKEGKDGLVTLEDKKKTGANMHIDFSLDVDKGTTVNVLVGDDVGNITVKGEAKNLKFQMNRQGGIAMAGTYRVDNGTFVSKAILNKTFQIEKGSSIRWDGDAMKPALNITANYVRMVSNAGQYLNMGNLQPISILLQANITQSLVDPKIDLDVSALDVSSQVKETLAAKMSQEGEKVLQFGSILLLNSFNISNTGGVGVDVAGVAESSGYNMLLKQLGSVLNTMSNEFQIDLNYVKGDQNSNTGDRANAGVSFALSPRIKVKTGLGIPLTKTESTEANYLSGEGSIEYDISKKNDGSLVLRGYSKPTNIGMGPGGTGTNGSANQAYGGGVVWSKSFNSLFKRKRKDKKQPDVKKEIKTDSLKAEGK, encoded by the coding sequence ATGGCAAAGTTAGAGAATAATAACGAAAATGAGAATAAAAAATCTGTAACTGAAAACTTAAGTGATCAGGTACAAAAGACTGTAGAAAATGTAGAGGAGAAGGTAAAAGAAACCGTAAAAGAGGCATCTGAACTGGCTTCAGATGCCGTTCATCATCCTGTGGAAACTGCCCAGGAGTTTGGCAAGCAGGCTGCTAAAGATGTTACCAGCTATTCCTGGTGGGCAAGGCTTCTGCTCATTTTATTCTGGTTAGGTTTTTCCCTTATTGTTGCGGTTATAGTTATTATAAATCTTCCTGTTACTAAGCAATGGGCAGCTGATCAGGCATTGCAAATCGTTAATAAAGATTTCAAAGCAAAAATGTCCACAGAAAGTGTGGAAGTGAATTATTTCGGGAATGTTACTATTAAAGGATTAAAAGTTAAAGATTATAAAGGGCTAGAGTTTATTAAAGCCCGGGAATTTCGTGCCAATTCAGATTGGTTGTCACTGGCGGCTGGGGCAATTTCAGGGAAAAGTAACTCGCTGAGTTTTAATTCCCTTACCATGGTAAATGCAGATGTGAAAGTAATCACTTATAAAGGGGATAGCATTTCCAACTTCATACGTTTTACACAATTGTTTGATAATGGAAAGAAAAGAGATCCTAAAAAACCTGCTTTCCAATTAAACTCCAGAGTACATATCGTAGATTCTAAGGTTTCGATTGTTAATCAAAATTCACCTGGTGAAGCAGGGAAATGGCTGACTGCCACTAAATTTAACCTGAAAGCCCCTAATTTAAAAGTTAATGGAGCTGACATTTCAGCACTTATTAATAACTTATCTTTTGTAACTACAAGATGGGGAAAATCTCACTTTGTAGATACTTTCTCCACTGAATTGTCACTGACTCATAAATCCCTTTCTCTTAAAGATTTAACCCTAAATACAGATCATACTCTTTTACAGGGAGATATTAAGTTTAATCTTAATAATGGTTCATGGGCAGATTTTGCAGATAGGGTAAGATGGGATATGAATCTTAATCAGGGAAGTCAGCTAAGTGGTTATGATATCAGTTACTTTGTTACCAATTGGGATAACTTTAAGCCCTTTAATGTTTCTGGGAAAATGACAGGGCCATTAAATAAATTTTACCTTGAAAATTTCCTTATTAGAAATCCTGACGTGAATATTGCGACTCAGACCATGAAGGTAAATAATCTTTTAAAGGGTAAATTCCTGATCGAAACAAATAACCTTTCTACAGACTTTACCTATAAAGATCTAAAAGTAATGATGCCTTCATTTATCTCTAAAAAGATGAAGAACTTTGCAGATGATTTTGGAAAACTAAAATACAATGGATCAGCAAGAGTGAATCCTGATCAGATCTATATTCCCAATGGTAATTTAATGACGGGAATCGGACAGGCTAAGATTTCTAAACTTTCTCTTACAGGATATAGTACGGCAATGCCAAAGTACTCTGGATATGTGGAAGCAACAGACCTAAATACTTCAGTCATTACAAAAAATAAATCAGTAGGATTAATATCAGGGAAATTTGATATCGATGGACAAAGCTTCGATGTTAATACCATGCGGCTGACTACAAAATCTCAGATTTCAAGTATTGAGATCATGAATAAAGAAATTAACAATCTTTATCTGGACGGTTTATTGGATCACAAAAAATATAATGGAACAATCACAGTAAATGATGAGCAGGCTAAAGCTACGATAAAAGGACTTATTGATTTCAGTACATCAAGAATTGCAACAGATGTAAATGCTGATGTTACCTATCTGAACATGAATTATTTTACTAATAAACCTGGAAATCAGATCGTAAGTGGGAAGGTGGTTGGAAAAATGGCGATGTCATCTCTTAATGATCTGACATTGGATGTAGAGGCCAATAATATCAATTTTGCGACCGCGACACAGAAGTATATAGTTCCAAATGCTAAATTAAAAACATTTATTGAAGCTGGAGGTAGGGTTATTTCCGTTGATGCTCCAGGAGCAGTAAATGGAAAAATTTCCGGCAAGTATAATTTGGCGGATCTTGCGGGGATGGTTGAGAATGGATTAGGGAAGATCTTAGTTGGACCACCACCAAGAAAGCTATATAGAGGGCAGAATTTTGCAATGAATTTTGATGTTCAGCAAGGATTAGTGAGTTATTTTTTACCTGATTTGAAACTTCCCCAGGGAGCATTAGTTGAGGGACAGTATGATGGTAATTCAAATAATCTCATTCTTAATGTAGATGCAGCTTCATTAAAGTATATGATGACCAAAGAAGTTGAGATTACAGAAGCAGATAAGGCATTGGCAGAAGCAAATCCTGCATATAAGATAAATGCGAGAGATAATATCACCAGAGACAGTGCTTTGGTTGATAGTGTAATGGTCAGAATAAATACAGCCAATCTTGATGAGCAACTGTATGCAAAAATAAATAAGGTTCAGTATAACAAAAATATACTCAAAGATATTACGCTCAGTGGAAAGAATGAAAATAACACAACTCTTCATCTTGCCACTAAATTTAAACATGGAAGTCCTGAAGATGAACTGGAGGACAAGCTTAAAGAATATGCCATCAATGTAAATCAGTCCACCAACGAGTTTGGTGATTTTGTATTCAAATTTGATCCCACTGAAGTAAAGTTCAACGAGGTAACCTGGGCTATAGATACAAGTCCGGAACTTGATCACTCGATAACGTACAGGAAAAAAACGAGCGATTTTGAGATCAGAAACCTGAAAATCTATTCTGATAAAAGCGTATTGTTCATTAAAGAATCCACGTTTAAATCAGCTAAAGATTTTTACGTAGACGCTGATATCAATGACTTTTCTATTGAAAAACTTCTGGAAATGCAGTCTGGTGGAAACTCTATGAATCTAAAGGGACTGGCAAATGGGAGTGTGAAAATAAGAATGGATAAAAGCACCCTTCAACCATTGGTTGATTTAACGGTTGATGATATCAAGATGAACGGAAGTGATATGGGAGACCTTACCATTTCTGCTACAAACAGTTTTTCGCTGAATGTGTATGATATAGATGTAAAAGTAACTTCTGCCGGGGTTATCGGAAATAACAATCTACATCTGACAGGAACTGTTAATAATAATACTTCTTCACCTACAATCGATCTTGTGGCAGAGATGCGTGAGTTCAATGTTTCCTTTGCGCAGCAGTTTGTACGGTCAATTTTTGGCAACCTTAGAGGAAAAGCTACAGGAGATCTTAAAATAAACGGGACTTTGAAAAATCTTGACTACAGTGGTGATATTGCTTTAAAAGAATTTGGATTAAAACTCTTATTTACAGGAGTTGATTATTCATTTGATGATACCGTTATACCATTATCAAAAGGTCTGGCGATTCTTAATAATATTGAAGTTCATGATGGAAGATCCAATTCTAAAGGAAATATTTCAGGAGCTATACAGTTTGAGACACTCTCTTCAATGGGGGTCAACCTTGTAATGAGGGCAGATAATTTATTGGTGCTTAATAGTACCCAAAAAGATCTTGATCTATTTTGGGGTAGAGTATATGGCCAGGGAGATCTGTATATTGATGGTCCTGTGTCGGGTCTTAGTATTACGACACCTAATATGAAAGCACTTAGTGGAAGTACATTTACGTTTAATTCAAGTTCAACTTCCAATGTTGAAGAATTTAAAATGCTGAGGTTCTTAAAAGAAGGAAAAGATGGCTTGGTAACACTTGAAGATAAGAAAAAAACGGGAGCTAATATGCATATTGACTTCTCTCTTGATGTTGATAAGGGAACGACAGTAAATGTTCTGGTTGGAGATGATGTGGGGAATATTACGGTAAAAGGAGAGGCTAAGAACCTGAAATTCCAAATGAACAGACAAGGGGGTATTGCTATGGCTGGAACCTATAGAGTGGATAATGGGACCTTTGTTTCAAAAGCAATTCTTAATAAAACATTCCAGATAGAAAAGGGCAGCAGTATCCGTTGGGATGGTGATGCTATGAAGCCGGCATTGAATATTACAGCCAACTATGTGAGAATGGTTTCCAATGCAGGACAATATTTAAATATGGGTAATCTTCAGCCTATAAGTATATTGCTACAGGCTAATATTACGCAATCTCTTGTTGATCCTAAAATAGATCTGGATGTATCTGCTCTGGATGTATCAAGTCAGGTAAAAGAAACGCTGGCTGCTAAAATGAGTCAAGAGGGTGAAAAGGTTCTTCAGTTTGGTTCTATACTGTTGTTAAATAGTTTTAATATTTCAAATACCGGTGGAGTGGGTGTCGATGTTGCCGGAGTAGCTGAATCTTCAGGATATAATATGCTTTTAAAGCAATTGGGCTCAGTTCTTAATACAATGAGTAATGAATTCCAGATCGACTTAAATTACGTAAAAGGCGATCAGAATTCAAACACTGGAGATCGGGCGAATGCGGGGGTAAGTTTTGCACTTTCCCCAAGGATAAAAGTGAAGACCGGTTTGGGAATTCCATTAACGAAAACTGAGAGTACTGAAGCTAATTATCTCTCCGGCGAGGGATCTATTGAATATGATATTTCTAAGAAAAATGACGGAAGTTTAGTTTTAAGAGGGTACTCTAAACCTACGAATATCGGAATGGGACCAGGTGGAACCGGCACTAACGGATCTGCAAATCAAGCCTATGGAGGCGGTGTTGTTTGGAGTAAAAGCTTCAATTCTTTATTTAAAAGGAAAAGAAAAGATAAAAAACAACCAGATGTGAAAAAGGAAATAAAAACAGATTCCCTAAAAGCAGAGGGTAAATAA
- the tsaD gene encoding tRNA (adenosine(37)-N6)-threonylcarbamoyltransferase complex transferase subunit TsaD, which translates to MSESIILGIESSCDDTSAAIIKGNTILSNIAANQAIHKEYGGVVPELASRAHQQNIIPVVEKSLTKANIQQNAISAIGFTRGPGLLGSLLVGTSFAKSLAMSLDVPLIEVNHLQAHILAHFIDDANPMPPKFPFLCLTVSGGHTMIVLVKDYFDMEIMGKTIDDAAGEAFDKIGKIFDLDYPAGPIIDRLAKEGNPDAFKFNKPKLEDYNYSFSGIKTSVLYFIQKEVKKNPDFIRENLNDLCASVQKAIIEILMNKLEKAAKELNVNEVAIAGGVSANSALREAMQVNQKKLGWNIYIPKFEYTTDNAAMIAMVAQLKFERGEFTDLRTSAISKYDL; encoded by the coding sequence ATGAGCGAGTCTATAATTTTAGGTATCGAATCGTCTTGTGACGACACATCAGCAGCTATCATCAAGGGGAATACTATTCTCTCTAATATTGCTGCAAATCAGGCAATTCACAAAGAATATGGTGGTGTTGTTCCTGAATTAGCTTCAAGAGCCCATCAGCAAAACATCATTCCCGTTGTTGAAAAATCTCTCACCAAAGCAAATATACAACAAAATGCGATTTCTGCTATAGGATTTACACGCGGACCAGGACTTTTGGGTTCCCTCCTTGTGGGTACTTCTTTTGCTAAATCTCTGGCTATGAGTTTAGATGTTCCATTAATAGAGGTAAACCATCTCCAGGCACACATTTTAGCGCATTTTATTGACGATGCAAATCCTATGCCGCCAAAATTCCCATTTTTATGCCTTACTGTGAGTGGTGGTCATACCATGATCGTGTTAGTAAAAGATTATTTCGACATGGAAATTATGGGCAAAACAATAGATGATGCAGCTGGTGAAGCTTTTGATAAAATTGGAAAAATATTTGATCTTGACTACCCGGCGGGTCCTATTATTGATAGGTTGGCTAAAGAAGGAAATCCCGATGCTTTTAAATTTAATAAACCTAAACTGGAAGACTACAATTATTCTTTTAGCGGGATAAAAACTTCAGTATTATATTTCATTCAGAAAGAAGTAAAAAAGAATCCTGATTTTATTAGAGAAAACCTCAACGATTTATGTGCTTCGGTTCAAAAGGCCATTATTGAAATTTTAATGAATAAACTTGAAAAAGCAGCAAAAGAGCTGAATGTCAATGAAGTTGCTATCGCAGGCGGTGTTTCTGCCAATTCAGCATTAAGAGAAGCAATGCAGGTAAATCAGAAAAAACTAGGCTGGAATATTTACATCCCAAAATTTGAATACACTACAGATAATGCTGCAATGATCGCGATGGTAGCGCAGTTAAAATTTGAAAGAGGAGAATTTACTGACTTAAGAACAAGTGCTATTTCGAAATATGACCTATAA
- a CDS encoding TetR/AcrR family transcriptional regulator, with amino-acid sequence MTSPKERIVETTLKLFSTQGYNSTGINQIISEASVAKASFYQHFKSKEDLCVEFLNTRHHYWFNELESFIATGKNYKDRIIASFDFLIYMNNKENFRGCSFLNILSEIPIDNTKILNAIQDHKLELRNYFKKMLSDDICDHIYLLFESSIIESQLFKSNELVEKSKRIVTNLIQ; translated from the coding sequence ATGACATCTCCTAAAGAAAGAATTGTAGAAACTACACTGAAATTGTTTTCTACACAGGGATATAATTCAACAGGGATCAATCAAATCATTTCGGAAGCGAGTGTAGCTAAAGCAAGCTTTTATCAGCATTTTAAATCCAAAGAGGATTTATGTGTTGAATTTCTCAATACAAGACATCATTATTGGTTTAATGAGCTGGAGAGTTTCATTGCAACAGGAAAAAACTATAAAGATAGGATAATTGCTTCTTTTGATTTTCTGATCTATATGAACAATAAGGAGAACTTTAGAGGATGTAGTTTTTTGAACATCTTATCAGAAATCCCTATAGATAATACTAAAATATTAAATGCCATTCAGGACCATAAACTGGAGCTTCGGAATTATTTTAAAAAAATGTTATCGGATGATATATGTGATCATATTTATCTTCTTTTTGAAAGCAGTATAATAGAGAGCCAGCTATTTAAGTCGAATGAATTAGTAGAGAAATCTAAAAGAATAGTGACCAATTTAATACAATAA
- a CDS encoding RsmE family RNA methyltransferase: MKLFYGHIEDHKVTINDEEQQHIVKVLRMRNGEEIHVTDGKGNLASGKLVLEGKKAILNVSEIKTYIPDFNPKLHIAIAPTKNIDRIEFFVEKAVEMGISEITFLITEKTERKNINIDKIRKQSIAASKQSLRFHFPIVNDPVKFSDFIKNIDPKNTFVAHCHENLERIELNNIPKLDHYTFFIGPEGDFSEKEIQNLAENKVKAVSLGNQRLRTETAGIFVTSWNYLNLNPNTNS, translated from the coding sequence ATGAAATTATTTTACGGACATATAGAAGATCATAAAGTAACTATCAATGATGAAGAACAGCAACATATTGTGAAAGTTCTTCGGATGAGAAATGGAGAAGAAATTCATGTAACTGATGGCAAGGGAAATCTGGCTTCCGGAAAATTGGTTTTAGAGGGTAAAAAAGCTATTCTTAATGTTTCTGAAATTAAAACTTATATCCCGGATTTTAATCCTAAACTTCATATTGCAATTGCACCCACCAAAAATATTGATCGAATTGAATTTTTCGTAGAAAAAGCTGTAGAAATGGGTATTTCCGAAATTACATTTTTGATCACAGAAAAAACAGAACGTAAAAACATTAATATTGATAAGATAAGAAAACAAAGTATTGCCGCGTCTAAGCAAAGCCTGAGGTTTCATTTTCCCATTGTAAATGATCCTGTAAAGTTTTCAGATTTTATTAAAAACATAGATCCGAAAAATACTTTTGTTGCTCATTGTCATGAAAACCTGGAAAGAATTGAGCTTAATAATATCCCAAAACTAGATCACTACACCTTCTTTATTGGTCCTGAAGGGGATTTTTCTGAAAAAGAAATTCAAAATTTAGCAGAAAATAAAGTAAAAGCAGTATCTCTAGGAAACCAACGACTTAGAACTGAAACAGCAGGTATATTTGTAACATCCTGGAATTATCTCAATCTGAATCCCAACACAAATAGCTAA